A stretch of the Argentina anserina chromosome 6, drPotAnse1.1, whole genome shotgun sequence genome encodes the following:
- the LOC126799377 gene encoding ylmG homolog protein 1-2, chloroplastic-like produces MASLMASQAFFSQTLTLTRPPTPSPTLKPFSSPSPPPFLHLNPSTPNLRRPLSVSAATHSPPPLSTAPTRTLTTLFAVTLAAFRAASLPVVTFASQSLPALASSAGPLFFAALNDRPSGYLNTPLTVVAAGLSKWLDIYSGVLMVRVLLSWFPNIPWDRQPLSAIRDLCDPYLNLFRNIIPPIFDTLDVSPLLAFAVLGTLGSILNNSRGMY; encoded by the coding sequence ATGGCATCACTCATGGCTTCCCAGGCTTTCTTCTcccaaaccctaaccctaaccaGACCCCCCACCCCCTCCCCCACACTCAAACCCTTCTCCTCTCCCTCCCCTCCTCCCTTCCTCCACCTCAACCCCTCCACCCCCAACCTCCGCCGCCCCCTCTCCGTCTCCGCCGCCACCCACTCCCCTCCACCTCTCTCCACCGCCCCCACTCGCACCCTCACCACCCTCTTCGCCGTAACCCTAGCCGCCTTCCGCGCCGCCTCCCTCCCCGTCGTCACCTTCGCCTCCCAGTCCCTCCCGGCCCTCGCCTCCTCCGCCGGCCCACTCTTCTTCGCCGCCCTCAACGACCGCCCCAGCGGCTACCTCAACACCCCCCTCACCGTCGTCGCCGCCGGCCTCTCCAAGTGGCTCGACATCTACAGCGGCGTCCTCATGGTCCGGGTCCTCCTCAGCTGGTTCCCCAACATTCCGTGGGACCGTCAGCCGCTCTCGGCGATCAGAGACCTCTGTGATCCCTACCTCAATCTCTTCAGGAACATTATCCCTCCGATTTTCGACACGCTGGATGTGAGCCCACTCCTGGCTTTTGCAGTGTTGGGGACTCTGGGGTCGATTTTGAACAACAGTAGGGGGATGTACTGA